GCTTAAGTCGGTTTCACCGTGCCTCAGCTGCTCAAAATTCAAGCAAATCATACTATTAAAATTTAAAAACTATGTCATTAATATATGAGAGCCATATCAGTAAAGCCACCTATTCAACCCCCATCAACTGCTGAGGCAGGAATAATGACAATTCCGGTATAAAGGTCACCAGAAACACCATGGGAAGATGCCCGAACACAAGAAATTTTAACGTGGGCGCAATATATTTATCTAGTGAGAGCTTACTTACCCCTCCTGCCATATAAAGCATTGGCGCACAAGGCGGTGAAACATTACCCAACCCAAGATTCACGCCAACAATAGCCGCAAAGTGGATCGGGTGAATACCCAACTGATTAATGACCGGCAGAAAAATAACCGCGGCCAACACGCTACCTGATATGTCATCCACAATCATCCCAATAAGCAACAAAAGAAAGTTGATGAGTAACAGAATGATATATTTGTTGTCGGACACTTGCAGCAGAAAGTCGGCGAGCTGTTTCGGAATCTGCTCCATAATCATTGCCCGACTGGCTATGTTCGCTTTAATTGTTGAAAACGCGGCTGGATCGCGCACTGCCATATAAAATCAATGGGTTGAGCATCAGACTTCCTGGTCTGCTCAAACCACCTGAACCAACCAAGATAACGGTGAAGGTACTTGGTGGCGACACCGTGAAAACGCATCATCCATTGCTTTAGTCGGCTGTGATAAGCATTCACACCCTGGATATGGAATATCTCTTCCCGTACCCGCTGGCCGGCACTGCTGTTAACCGGTTTGTGAAGCAAATAATGTTTGGCTGCCAACGCTTCGTAGTTCAGGTGTCCATCGCTACAGAGCACAGCGCCAGGTTGTAATCGCGGGAGCAAACAACGCTCCAGCTTTCGGAGCGTAAAGCGTTTCATGACAAAATCAGCTTCGTTGTGGTTGCGGTCGCGCAGCACCATCACTTTGACCCATTTGACGTTTTTCTTATCGTTACCACGGCGGTGAGGCTTTCTCTGGCTGAGTTTCCGTTTACCTTTGAAGGACTCACGTATCATGGTTTCGTCGGCTTCGATGATGCCACCGAGCTCAGAAGATTTAAGATAATCAACCAGTTGCAGGAAGCGGTGTCGCCACCGGAATGAGGTTCCCAGATTTATCTGGCACTGTTTGGCAGCGTTGCGAAGGGTCATCGAGGCCATCATTCGCTCTGCGTACGCCAACCAGCGCTCAGCCATTCTGAGCCGGGAAAGTGGTGTCCCGGTCAAAGAAGTGAACGTCTTCTTGCAAGCCCGGCAACGATAACGCTGCCTGCTGTTCATGCTTCCCCACTTATAGGGAGTATCATCATGGCAATGCGGACACGTTGGATGCGAAGCGGTCAGCTCTTCTAGCCAGGCAATGAGCTCTGGAAAGGAGTCTGGTTGCTGAAGCAACATCAGCAGCTCATGGCGCTGCCGGGGCTGGAGTTCAGTCAGGTGGCATTTGAGTTGGGCGAAATCTGTACTTTTCATCGTTCAGCCTCCTTGGAGGTGACTAATTCAAGTATAGCTTTCAACGATTAACTCAAACATAGCCGTGTCCATCACTGATCGTGCCTGATGGGAAGGGCCACCCGGAGTGGCCCTTCTGAGTAATTAGCTTGGAAAGGCGAACTGGGCGCCTTCACGCACACCGG
The Oceanimonas pelagia genome window above contains:
- a CDS encoding TRAP transporter large permease subunit; this encodes MAVRDPAAFSTIKANIASRAMIMEQIPKQLADFLLQVSDNKYIILLLINFLLLLIGMIVDDISGSVLAAVIFLPVINQLGIHPIHFAAIVGVNLGLGNVSPPCAPMLYMAGGVSKLSLDKYIAPTLKFLVFGHLPMVFLVTFIPELSLFLPQQLMGVE
- a CDS encoding IS1595 family transposase, with product MKSTDFAQLKCHLTELQPRQRHELLMLLQQPDSFPELIAWLEELTASHPTCPHCHDDTPYKWGSMNSRQRYRCRACKKTFTSLTGTPLSRLRMAERWLAYAERMMASMTLRNAAKQCQINLGTSFRWRHRFLQLVDYLKSSELGGIIEADETMIRESFKGKRKLSQRKPHRRGNDKKNVKWVKVMVLRDRNHNEADFVMKRFTLRKLERCLLPRLQPGAVLCSDGHLNYEALAAKHYLLHKPVNSSAGQRVREEIFHIQGVNAYHSRLKQWMMRFHGVATKYLHRYLGWFRWFEQTRKSDAQPIDFIWQCAIQPRFQQLKRT